Proteins encoded by one window of Mycolicibacterium sp. ND9-15:
- a CDS encoding YwaF family protein yields MLDLFYAQREFEAYGPSHLVVLALFAAGAALLIWTGRRQTEAQARVFSRVFALLLLAAFLVALVYKLARPDLQTSVPIQLCDIAELVAAYALWSHRHWAFALTYYWCLVLSSQALVTPDVGTPREGAPDFPHHLFVTFFVLHVLAVWAAIYLTWGRGMRPRWRSYRFAIVTTLVWAASTFTFNAVVGTNYGYLNRKPPTASILDVFGPWPVYLLAEAAVVVAVWALMTWPWERRRRNATEGAGLA; encoded by the coding sequence GTGCTCGACTTGTTCTACGCACAACGAGAATTCGAGGCGTACGGGCCGTCGCACCTCGTGGTGCTGGCACTCTTCGCGGCGGGCGCCGCACTGTTGATCTGGACCGGTCGCCGGCAGACCGAAGCTCAGGCCCGAGTGTTCTCTCGCGTCTTCGCGCTTCTGCTTCTCGCAGCCTTCTTGGTGGCGCTGGTCTACAAACTGGCCCGGCCAGACCTCCAGACGTCCGTTCCGATCCAGCTGTGTGACATCGCGGAGCTGGTAGCCGCATATGCGCTTTGGTCGCATCGGCATTGGGCCTTCGCGCTGACGTACTACTGGTGCCTGGTGCTCAGCTCGCAGGCGTTGGTCACACCGGACGTCGGCACACCCAGAGAAGGCGCTCCGGATTTTCCACACCATCTGTTCGTCACGTTCTTCGTCCTTCACGTCCTCGCGGTGTGGGCGGCCATCTATCTCACGTGGGGCCGCGGGATGCGTCCGCGATGGCGCAGTTACCGTTTCGCCATCGTCACGACCCTGGTCTGGGCAGCGTCGACGTTCACGTTCAACGCGGTCGTCGGGACCAATTACGGCTACCTGAACAGAAAACCGCCGACCGCGTCCATATTGGACGTCTTCGGGCCTTGGCCGGTGTACCTGCTGGCCGAAGCCGCGGTCGTGGTCGCAGTGTGGGCGCTGATGACCTGGCCGTGGGAGCGGAGGCGAAGAAATGCGACCGAAGGCGCGGGGTTGGCCTGA